From a single Helicovermis profundi genomic region:
- a CDS encoding bacteriohemerythrin has product MSIKWEEKYSVKIKAIDEQHKILLNLIGELEDFSKKYNYKEVLPETLNTLSEYVKVHFSTEEELMQKVNYPFLKEHKKVHNNFTNEVENEIKKLEKKEVTALDIIFLYNYLLVWIKEHILGEDHKYVDYLKEFHDL; this is encoded by the coding sequence TTCAGTAAAAATCAAAGCAATTGATGAACAACACAAAATATTACTTAACTTAATAGGTGAACTTGAAGACTTTTCAAAAAAATACAATTATAAAGAAGTTTTGCCAGAAACACTTAACACTTTATCTGAATATGTAAAAGTACATTTTTCAACAGAAGAAGAATTAATGCAAAAAGTTAATTACCCTTTTTTAAAAGAACATAAAAAAGTTCATAATAATTTTACTAATGAAGTAGAAAATGAAATTAAGAAACTTGAAAAAAAAGAAGTTACTGCACTTGATATAATATTCCTTTATAACTACCTTTTGGTTTGGATCAAAGAGCATATACTTGGTGAAGACCACAAATACGTTGATTATTTAAAAGAATTTCACGATTTATAA